A genome region from Desulfobotulus mexicanus includes the following:
- a CDS encoding ExeA family protein: MTYTNPPAKLPIQDFFQWKRHPFADTDAHKKSFMPKKDQQQMETIHRLLNTGKSLALCGPSGSGKTTLAHALLNSLDKNSYRTIFIPYAGYPRNGLARIIAEALGVDIRARGLPMVARIQQHIEAMVTAARPLHPVIIMDDAQRMEMDSFWDLSAFLFQTSRQAAAASLILVGDENLAKRLELSSMLPIRSRLTGIMSMRPMDEIDTRHFIQKRLESAGAPPDLFGSEAMDLIAASTRGNRRAVMNMATMALEEAYIREEKTISAELFYGADWFNRSE, translated from the coding sequence ATGACATACACAAATCCACCGGCAAAACTCCCCATTCAGGATTTTTTCCAATGGAAAAGACACCCCTTTGCCGACACCGATGCCCATAAAAAATCTTTCATGCCGAAAAAAGATCAGCAGCAGATGGAAACCATCCATCGGCTTCTGAATACAGGCAAAAGCCTTGCCCTTTGCGGGCCTTCAGGATCGGGGAAGACAACCCTTGCCCATGCCCTTTTGAACTCGCTGGATAAAAACAGCTACAGAACCATCTTCATCCCCTATGCGGGATACCCCAGAAACGGCCTTGCAAGGATCATCGCCGAGGCCCTGGGTGTGGATATCCGTGCAAGGGGGCTGCCCATGGTGGCAAGGATACAGCAGCATATTGAAGCTATGGTTACTGCCGCAAGGCCCCTTCACCCGGTTATCATCATGGATGATGCCCAGCGCATGGAAATGGACTCCTTCTGGGATCTCAGTGCTTTTTTGTTCCAGACCTCAAGGCAGGCTGCAGCGGCATCCCTTATTCTGGTGGGGGATGAAAATCTTGCAAAACGTCTGGAGCTTTCTTCCATGCTGCCTATCCGTTCAAGGCTAACCGGCATTATGAGTATGCGGCCTATGGATGAAATAGACACCCGTCATTTTATCCAAAAACGCCTTGAGAGCGCAGGCGCACCGCCGGATCTTTTTGGTTCAGAGGCTATGGATCTTATTGCCGCCAGTACAAGGGGCAATCGCAGGGCTGTTATGAATATGGCTACCATGGCTCTGGAAGAGGCATATATCAGGGAAGAAAAAACCATCTCGGCGGAGTTGTTTTACGGCGCCGACTGGTTCAACAGATCCGAGTGA
- the folK gene encoding 2-amino-4-hydroxy-6-hydroxymethyldihydropteridine diphosphokinase, which produces MNAAWISLGANLGDPVISLRQALEKMRIFDGMQLDAVSDFYKSAPVDYEDQPVFVNAVARIRTCLEPEQLLENLFHLQKQGGQGEKAFRYGPRFLDLDLLLYENRVCRDENLELPHPRMHLRRFVLKPLCDINPDMRHPLLHETMADLLKKLPENSQWVERIPCPELLLP; this is translated from the coding sequence GTGAATGCAGCATGGATTTCTCTGGGAGCCAATCTAGGAGACCCTGTGATCAGTCTCCGGCAGGCTCTTGAAAAAATGCGGATTTTTGACGGAATGCAGCTGGATGCGGTTTCTGATTTTTATAAAAGTGCGCCCGTGGATTATGAAGACCAGCCGGTTTTTGTCAATGCGGTGGCACGTATTCGGACCTGTCTTGAACCTGAACAACTTTTGGAAAATCTTTTTCATCTGCAAAAGCAGGGGGGACAGGGGGAAAAGGCATTTCGCTATGGTCCCCGTTTTCTGGATCTGGACCTTCTTTTATACGAAAACCGGGTCTGCAGGGATGAAAACCTTGAACTCCCCCATCCCCGAATGCACCTGCGTCGTTTTGTTCTTAAGCCCCTTTGTGATATAAATCCTGATATGCGGCATCCTCTGTTGCATGAAACCATGGCGGATCTGTTGAAAAAGCTACCGGAAAACTCCCAGTGGGTGGAAAGGATACCATGCCCGGAATTATTGTTACCCTGA
- a CDS encoding DDE-type integrase/transposase/recombinase, with amino-acid sequence MKNWDKMDIGVWRFGIISPILHRNELDEPLENALLRLADQSFRQPDGKTVSFSPETLKKWLYRYRKGGLPALDNSERKNKGTHTSIPKKIEDRLFELREKHPRWVLSRMLEQLIQEKLWDTKTPSRASLYRFAQTANLQRDPHITPLPAKAFEYEVFGQLWMADFLHGPKVIIQGKKRKTYLHAIIDDASRFVVHAGFYTSEDTEIMMMSLMEAIRRHGKPIRFYTDNGACYASTHLKTVCARLGIHLIHTPPGKPRGRGKVERFFRTVRDGFLDGDTPPANTLEGLNQAFSAWLGNYNRQPHGSLKTSPLNKKLSSASACTLIPETIEIESLFRMSRQCRVYLNNTIRLKKRSYDVPKALPGTRVEVWFMPWDLETVWYGPDMTPAKKVDAALNALSTRR; translated from the coding sequence ATGAAAAACTGGGATAAAATGGATATCGGGGTCTGGCGATTTGGCATCATCAGCCCAATTCTGCACAGAAATGAGCTGGATGAACCCCTTGAAAACGCCCTTTTGCGGCTTGCGGATCAGAGCTTCCGCCAGCCGGACGGGAAGACTGTTTCCTTTTCTCCTGAAACCCTTAAAAAATGGCTTTACCGCTACCGTAAAGGCGGTTTGCCAGCCCTTGATAACAGTGAACGCAAAAACAAGGGCACCCACACGTCTATCCCCAAAAAAATTGAAGACAGGCTTTTTGAGCTTCGGGAAAAGCATCCCAGATGGGTCCTCTCCCGTATGCTGGAGCAGCTCATTCAGGAAAAGCTCTGGGATACAAAAACTCCTTCCAGGGCAAGTCTTTATCGTTTTGCCCAAACAGCCAATCTTCAGCGGGATCCCCATATCACGCCCCTTCCTGCCAAAGCCTTTGAATATGAAGTCTTTGGCCAGCTCTGGATGGCGGACTTCCTGCATGGTCCCAAGGTCATTATCCAGGGTAAAAAACGAAAAACCTATCTGCACGCCATTATTGACGATGCCAGCCGATTTGTGGTCCATGCCGGTTTCTATACATCAGAAGATACTGAAATCATGATGATGTCTCTGATGGAGGCCATTCGAAGACATGGAAAACCCATCCGTTTTTATACGGACAACGGGGCCTGCTATGCGAGTACCCACTTAAAAACCGTCTGTGCCAGATTGGGGATACATCTCATCCACACGCCTCCCGGCAAACCAAGGGGGAGGGGGAAGGTGGAGCGCTTCTTCCGAACCGTCCGGGATGGCTTTCTTGATGGAGATACGCCGCCAGCCAATACCCTGGAGGGCCTGAACCAGGCCTTCAGTGCCTGGTTGGGCAACTATAACAGGCAGCCTCACGGATCACTGAAAACCTCTCCATTGAACAAAAAACTAAGCTCAGCCAGTGCCTGTACCCTCATTCCCGAAACGATAGAAATTGAATCCCTGTTCCGCATGAGCCGCCAGTGCAGGGTCTATCTGAATAACACCATCCGCCTCAAAAAGCGAAGCTACGATGTTCCAAAGGCTTTGCCCGGAACCCGTGTGGAAGTCTGGTTCATGCCATGGGATCTTGAAACTGTATGGTATGGCCCGGACATGACACCCGCAAAGAAAGTGGATGCCGCCCTCAACGCCCTGAGTACAAGGAGATAA
- a CDS encoding YHS domain-containing protein, with product MPGIIVTLILIYILWRLIVGFSPKVSDEVHEELVQDPVCGLYLPKSEALLVKKGGHEVHFCSDKCKDLFLIEEKKNDENL from the coding sequence ATGCCCGGAATTATTGTTACCCTGATTCTGATTTATATTTTATGGAGACTTATAGTTGGTTTTTCACCCAAGGTCTCCGATGAGGTTCATGAGGAGCTTGTTCAGGATCCTGTATGTGGTTTGTATCTCCCGAAAAGTGAAGCTCTGCTGGTGAAAAAGGGGGGGCATGAAGTGCATTTCTGCAGTGATAAATGCAAGGATCTGTTTCTCATAGAAGAGAAAAAAAATGATGAAAATCTTTGA
- a CDS encoding DEAD/DEAH box helicase, which produces MKFEQYYISDEIKANLESLGFKRPTDIQFKAIPSIQKGEDVLAIAQTGTGKTAAFAIPLIDGIHRKKSSKRSYGISCLVLVPTRELAAQIGDVFEKLSRHTKVKAFALYGGVEQDLQVKKLQDGIDILVATPGRMFDLIKQGFLDLERIRTLVLDEADRMLDLGFIGDIEAIKKKLTHKHQTLFFSATIGPEIKKLAFSQVKSSAIRIQISPEDPVSKNVSHHVMFVEMDDKRFFLERYVKEHPEEKIMVFVRTKVRAERVAKAMDRVDIPALFIHGDKDQKERMDAMQSFRTGRCRMLIATDVSARGIDIPDVQVVINYDLPDVAENYVHRVGRTGRGVNKGLAISFCSQEEKEMLESIERLIGKPVPQLFMDKATYTETLLFSQEQSLEELIATQEAFDAKKRIKNKKSKNR; this is translated from the coding sequence ATGAAATTTGAACAGTATTACATATCCGATGAAATCAAAGCCAACCTGGAATCCCTGGGATTCAAACGCCCCACGGACATCCAGTTCAAGGCCATTCCCTCCATACAGAAGGGTGAGGATGTGCTGGCCATAGCCCAGACAGGAACCGGTAAAACCGCAGCCTTTGCCATTCCCCTGATTGACGGCATTCACAGAAAAAAATCCAGCAAACGCAGTTATGGCATCAGCTGCCTTGTTCTGGTTCCAACAAGGGAGCTGGCCGCCCAGATAGGCGATGTTTTTGAAAAACTGTCCCGCCATACCAAGGTGAAGGCCTTTGCCCTTTACGGCGGAGTGGAGCAGGATCTTCAGGTTAAAAAACTTCAGGACGGCATCGACATTCTGGTGGCCACTCCGGGCCGGATGTTTGATCTGATCAAGCAGGGCTTTCTGGATCTGGAACGTATCCGCACCCTGGTACTGGACGAGGCGGATCGGATGCTGGATCTGGGTTTCATAGGCGACATTGAAGCAATCAAGAAAAAACTAACCCATAAACACCAGACCCTTTTCTTTTCCGCCACCATCGGTCCGGAAATTAAGAAACTGGCCTTTTCGCAGGTCAAAAGTTCGGCCATCCGCATACAGATTTCCCCGGAAGATCCCGTTTCCAAAAATGTCTCCCACCATGTGATGTTTGTTGAAATGGACGACAAGCGCTTTTTTCTGGAGCGCTACGTAAAAGAGCATCCCGAAGAAAAAATAATGGTCTTTGTCCGTACAAAGGTCAGGGCAGAAAGGGTGGCAAAGGCCATGGACAGGGTTGATATACCTGCCCTTTTCATCCATGGAGATAAAGATCAGAAGGAGCGTATGGATGCCATGCAATCCTTCAGAACAGGTCGCTGCCGAATGCTCATAGCAACGGATGTGTCCGCAAGGGGCATAGACATTCCCGATGTGCAAGTTGTCATAAATTACGATCTTCCGGATGTGGCGGAAAACTACGTACACAGGGTGGGCCGTACAGGCAGAGGAGTGAACAAGGGGCTGGCCATTTCCTTTTGCAGTCAGGAGGAAAAAGAGATGCTGGAATCCATTGAAAGGCTCATAGGAAAACCCGTTCCCCAGCTTTTCATGGACAAGGCAACCTACACCGAAACCCTTTTGTTTTCCCAGGAACAGTCCCTTGAGGAACTCATTGCGACCCAGGAAGCCTTTGATGCAAAAAAAAGAATAAAAAACAAAAAATCAAAAAACAGATGA
- a CDS encoding methyl-accepting chemotaxis protein — MFSRMRLKTKLLLAVCSVAVLAFAITIWIISHMASGQLQENAENLAMEAAHRHGGEVRAQLEEPLNAAETMAQILGGIQNTEYKPSRAMTAALMRSVLADNPEFWGAWAVWHPDAFDGKDTDFINTPGSDDKGQFMPYWHRSSGQPELDITGAYAEDSPDGRWYWQPYRTGKIFITPPTEYEIAGKKTTLVSACVPIRTGGRVVGVAGVDYSMERMADIIAAVQPFGKEHSYGFLVSNEGIGVAHPMEKAIGAHMRDFNIDESIIRAVQEGKVAREYGRSALLGGQSFTFYAPVRIGSSEAPWSLAVAVSMDRVLEGSRQLRNISLVIGIISIGMLFLVVFFIADRIIVRPIQHVAINLKEISEGEGDLTRRLPVKGKDEIASLSENFNTFIAKLQNMIQQIQGNARTLGLASSGLNTIASRMSEETRGTAENAGRVAAASREMSSSVHNVAAAMEEASTNINMVATATEEMTSTITEIALNAEKARSISEEAVATGKQASERMMALEQAAMDISKVTESITEISEQTNLLALNATIEAARAGEAGKGFAVVAGEIKELSRQTASATQEIRQRIEGVQALSAETIKAIGNVVRVIGDISEINATIATAVEEQTVATREIAGNISQASSGTQEVNSNVSQLSLAASEISTDINGVNAKTENLKHEGGQITASAGELADLGATLSELVGKFRV, encoded by the coding sequence ATGTTTTCCCGGATGCGCCTGAAAACGAAACTGCTCCTTGCCGTATGTTCTGTAGCTGTCCTTGCCTTTGCCATCACCATATGGATAATCAGTCATATGGCCTCGGGTCAGCTGCAGGAAAATGCGGAAAACCTTGCCATGGAAGCTGCCCACCGCCATGGGGGAGAAGTCCGCGCCCAGCTGGAAGAACCCCTGAATGCCGCAGAAACCATGGCCCAGATACTGGGTGGCATCCAGAATACGGAATATAAGCCTTCACGGGCCATGACAGCAGCTCTTATGCGCAGTGTGCTGGCGGACAATCCTGAATTCTGGGGAGCCTGGGCCGTCTGGCATCCGGATGCCTTTGACGGCAAAGATACAGATTTCATAAATACTCCGGGCAGTGACGACAAGGGCCAGTTCATGCCCTACTGGCACCGCAGCAGCGGTCAGCCGGAACTGGATATCACAGGTGCCTATGCCGAAGACAGCCCCGATGGCAGATGGTACTGGCAGCCCTACAGGACAGGCAAAATATTCATCACCCCTCCCACGGAATACGAGATTGCGGGTAAAAAAACCACGCTGGTTTCAGCCTGCGTTCCCATCCGTACCGGCGGCAGAGTCGTGGGCGTTGCCGGTGTGGATTATTCCATGGAACGCATGGCCGACATCATTGCTGCAGTACAGCCCTTTGGAAAAGAACACAGCTACGGTTTTCTTGTTTCCAATGAAGGCATAGGTGTAGCCCACCCCATGGAAAAGGCCATTGGCGCACATATGCGGGATTTCAATATTGACGAAAGCATTATTCGGGCGGTTCAGGAAGGTAAGGTTGCAAGGGAATATGGTCGTTCCGCCCTTCTCGGCGGACAAAGCTTTACCTTTTATGCACCTGTCCGCATCGGATCCAGCGAAGCCCCATGGAGCCTTGCCGTGGCTGTTTCCATGGACAGGGTGCTGGAAGGCTCCCGTCAGTTGCGCAATATCAGCCTGGTCATCGGAATTATTTCCATTGGCATGCTCTTCCTTGTGGTCTTTTTTATTGCAGACCGCATCATTGTCCGTCCCATTCAGCATGTGGCCATTAATCTTAAAGAAATATCCGAGGGTGAAGGGGATCTCACCCGACGCCTGCCCGTAAAGGGAAAAGATGAGATTGCAAGTCTCAGTGAAAACTTCAATACCTTCATTGCAAAACTTCAGAACATGATTCAGCAGATACAGGGCAATGCCAGAACCCTGGGGCTGGCTTCTTCCGGTCTCAATACCATTGCTTCACGTATGTCGGAAGAAACCCGTGGCACGGCGGAAAATGCAGGAAGGGTGGCAGCCGCCTCCAGAGAAATGAGCTCCAGTGTTCATAATGTCGCCGCAGCCATGGAAGAAGCCAGCACAAATATCAATATGGTAGCCACTGCCACGGAAGAAATGACCAGTACCATCACAGAAATTGCCCTGAATGCGGAAAAAGCACGCAGTATCTCCGAAGAGGCCGTAGCCACAGGCAAACAGGCATCGGAACGCATGATGGCTCTGGAACAGGCAGCCATGGATATCAGCAAGGTTACCGAAAGCATTACTGAAATATCCGAGCAGACCAACCTCCTTGCCCTCAACGCGACCATAGAAGCCGCAAGGGCCGGGGAAGCAGGTAAGGGCTTTGCCGTTGTGGCCGGAGAAATTAAAGAACTTTCCAGACAGACAGCCAGCGCAACCCAGGAAATCCGCCAGCGCATCGAAGGTGTTCAGGCCCTTTCCGCAGAAACCATTAAGGCCATTGGCAATGTGGTCCGGGTGATCGGTGATATCTCAGAAATCAATGCCACCATTGCAACGGCGGTGGAAGAACAGACCGTGGCCACAAGGGAAATAGCAGGCAACATCTCCCAGGCATCCTCAGGTACTCAGGAAGTCAATAGTAATGTGAGTCAGCTTTCCCTTGCGGCATCGGAAATTTCTACGGATATCAACGGTGTGAACGCTAAAACCGAAAACCTGAAGCATGAAGGTGGGCAAATTACGGCCAGTGCTGGCGAACTTGCAGATCTGGGGGCCACCCTTTCTGAACTTGTGGGAAAATTCAGGGTATAG
- a CDS encoding hydrogenase maturation nickel metallochaperone HypA, which produces MHELPVMIKILSVVCRHAQKNGVREIRSITLGVGILSDLEPEWMQKYFDRISQETVAAGAKLHVRRIPALFQCAICQDTYVWEDRKQPIPACPGCGRLGEGRLIAGSGYQVLEMEAI; this is translated from the coding sequence ATGCATGAATTGCCGGTGATGATTAAAATTTTGTCTGTGGTATGCAGACATGCACAGAAAAATGGAGTTCGGGAAATAAGGAGTATCACCTTAGGTGTTGGGATTTTATCGGATCTTGAGCCGGAGTGGATGCAGAAGTATTTTGACAGGATATCCCAGGAAACCGTGGCGGCCGGTGCAAAGCTCCATGTGCGGCGTATTCCTGCCCTCTTTCAATGTGCCATATGTCAGGATACTTACGTCTGGGAGGACAGAAAACAGCCCATTCCAGCCTGTCCCGGATGCGGCAGATTGGGAGAAGGTCGCCTTATTGCCGGTTCAGGTTATCAGGTGCTGGAAATGGAAGCCATTTAG
- a CDS encoding GGDEF/EAL domain-containing response regulator: protein MSDSYTSDHEPLTFLDETDMTEQIAPSYWSVLIADDEPDVHQVTLLALKDMEVEGRRLKFFHAYSGEEARTILIREKDIAVILLDVVMETEDAGLRLVHAIRKDIKNTCLRIILRTGQPGYAPEIDTILRYDINDYKTKAELTRTRLFTSMTSAIRAFHQIQQLEISRHCLGMILDATARWEPAQGLTHFAQDVITEICTMLSIPASGLVCIMEGEKPVILAGLGRYGAFTGKNLGCINDERIRNSIEETLHLRQHQLNNGLCLYLHDSRTRPMAVFVDKTLPMEKLQQQLIDILCQHILTGFEKARLYQKIRQTAFEDPLLGIANRARFLMEIDKGHAESRMLALLDIDGFADINSILDQNFGDAVLQAISQRLLEYFSAKVFIARISSDVFGLLGPKKEIHADRLRDVFLPPFIIGEESLRLSATSSLIPLPDNSISSATILKNAGVSLKQAKRFNRGKVVFYDPEHVTAARDRMQMLSQLRQAFTSERLFLMYQPIVNLKTGRITAAEALLRWRSDNGDFIPPDRFIPLAEQSGLMVPIGEWVMRTAFRFLKNLGNIASEDFRISVNVSQTQFREPDFATKLFQAMEDCRVEPARVEIELTESVAIESLERIKPTLGAVCQAGVSIAMDDFGTGYSSLSVLHQLHINRLKIDKAFISGPGCRLDNQGIAATVLQLAEKLSLQTIGEGIEDESQRKALLEMGCTEGQGYLFSRPVPAEAFEELLKKQEIQRR from the coding sequence ATGTCAGATTCCTATACATCGGATCATGAACCCCTCACATTTCTCGATGAAACAGATATGACGGAACAGATTGCCCCATCGTACTGGTCCGTTCTCATTGCAGACGATGAGCCCGATGTCCATCAGGTAACCCTGCTGGCATTAAAGGATATGGAAGTAGAAGGCCGCCGTCTGAAATTCTTCCATGCCTATTCCGGAGAAGAAGCCAGAACCATCCTTATACGGGAAAAAGATATTGCCGTAATTCTTCTGGACGTGGTTATGGAAACAGAAGATGCGGGCCTGCGCCTTGTCCATGCCATACGCAAAGATATAAAAAACACCTGCCTGAGAATCATTCTGCGGACGGGTCAGCCGGGATACGCCCCTGAAATTGACACCATTCTCCGCTACGATATAAATGATTACAAAACCAAGGCTGAACTGACCCGCACCCGGCTTTTCACATCCATGACCTCAGCCATCCGGGCCTTTCATCAGATTCAGCAACTGGAAATCAGCCGCCATTGTCTGGGTATGATTCTGGATGCCACAGCAAGGTGGGAACCTGCCCAGGGCCTTACTCATTTCGCACAGGATGTCATCACAGAAATCTGCACCATGCTCTCCATACCCGCAAGCGGACTGGTCTGCATCATGGAAGGGGAAAAACCCGTCATTCTGGCAGGACTGGGGCGGTACGGGGCCTTTACCGGAAAAAATCTTGGTTGTATTAATGACGAAAGAATCCGTAACAGTATAGAAGAGACCCTGCATCTCCGGCAACATCAGCTCAATAACGGTCTTTGCCTTTACCTCCATGATTCCCGTACAAGGCCCATGGCCGTATTTGTGGACAAAACCCTGCCCATGGAAAAACTCCAGCAGCAACTGATTGACATTCTCTGTCAACACATTCTTACGGGCTTTGAAAAAGCCCGTCTTTATCAGAAAATCCGCCAGACAGCATTTGAAGATCCACTCCTGGGCATAGCCAACCGCGCCCGTTTTCTTATGGAAATCGATAAAGGCCATGCTGAATCAAGAATGTTGGCATTACTGGATATTGACGGTTTTGCAGACATAAACAGCATACTGGATCAAAACTTCGGGGATGCTGTACTTCAGGCAATCAGCCAGAGACTGCTGGAATACTTCTCGGCAAAAGTATTCATAGCCCGCATAAGCAGTGATGTTTTCGGCCTTCTGGGACCTAAAAAGGAAATCCATGCAGACCGCTTAAGGGACGTATTTCTTCCCCCTTTCATCATAGGAGAAGAGTCCCTGAGGCTTTCGGCCACATCCAGCCTGATTCCCCTGCCGGATAACAGCATTTCCTCCGCCACCATCCTTAAAAATGCGGGCGTTTCTCTGAAACAGGCCAAAAGGTTTAACCGGGGCAAGGTGGTCTTTTATGATCCTGAGCATGTTACTGCGGCAAGGGATCGCATGCAGATGCTCAGCCAGCTCCGTCAGGCCTTCACATCGGAGAGACTTTTTCTCATGTACCAGCCCATTGTGAACCTGAAAACCGGCAGAATCACCGCAGCAGAAGCCCTGCTCAGATGGCGAAGTGACAACGGAGATTTTATCCCGCCGGACCGTTTCATTCCCCTTGCGGAACAGTCGGGGCTGATGGTTCCCATAGGAGAATGGGTCATGCGTACAGCATTCCGCTTTCTCAAAAATCTTGGGAACATTGCATCCGAAGACTTCAGAATTTCCGTCAATGTTTCCCAGACCCAGTTCAGGGAACCGGATTTTGCAACAAAACTTTTTCAGGCCATGGAAGACTGCAGGGTTGAGCCTGCCCGTGTGGAAATTGAGCTCACGGAATCCGTTGCCATAGAAAGTCTGGAACGCATCAAGCCCACCCTTGGGGCCGTATGTCAGGCAGGTGTTTCCATAGCCATGGATGACTTTGGTACCGGCTACTCATCCTTAAGTGTTCTGCACCAGCTCCACATCAACCGCCTGAAAATAGACAAAGCCTTTATCAGCGGCCCCGGGTGCCGTCTGGACAATCAGGGCATTGCGGCAACGGTCCTCCAGCTGGCGGAAAAACTCTCTCTGCAGACCATAGGGGAAGGCATAGAAGATGAAAGTCAGCGCAAAGCCCTTCTTGAAATGGGATGTACCGAAGGTCAGGGCTATCTTTTTTCCCGCCCCGTGCCTGCGGAAGCTTTTGAAGAACTTTTGAAAAAGCAGGAAATACAGAGGAGATAG